From the Cannabis sativa cultivar Pink pepper isolate KNU-18-1 unplaced genomic scaffold, ASM2916894v1 Contig2, whole genome shotgun sequence genome, one window contains:
- the LOC133033014 gene encoding uncharacterized protein LOC133033014 isoform X6, with the protein MMGFGPYGGNGGSYLSPSSSSLSASAPPFTIDRSGPKPTSCPLMDLAESSYPGAVNSSMHNWLPSLAPTSEPHFFPSTQLEHNSGPSSNAYGYGGSPPVESSNLSTHLPHLSTTVSASVDGFSYGQPSDSAGATGFVEAKPYYPSFFSSSGHKDSGLRNPDQTSYDWLSTSSRVPSALVGYSNSDQPVKFLDSSYAGQWGDMWNGFAEWKQGKQGQLNGSLGGSKETGVPVPSMYENYMNQESHNPKVLNRSEEVSRGTNFQAPETHSGYMNLDMMLNLSSTGKTSDFMPMDHSKPILGSFSGLQETHPESTSFIFGTNSGNHQIPYGGSNEKRLKQKVNSSASTVKSSPVLVMGTPTNNIPFKTMNLGSNTTHAVVSSKKACDINDPHSQLSFGGNLCFDSSRFDDPITSRSFFSKKDETLNKECITNDPSCQMLKVKSGVQTSNVSHDGFNLDLNANESINSVADSSESVEHFYPPVDSPCWKGVARSSPFVASEDVTEMRKPEKQTFPLNTCDKVSPEKAVENIKYHQFGCLENSSEIPLNLSSAINSETRERQSDDVANTNYCSETKVIKHSDDNNEHGRSMGFPDSKTFQASKQDFQGDGLTSENNNETVQFDSSSLRFPVEHVSSPSDKDASSKLTKSNEGQSTPTVDVLMLVNTISNLSELLVSHCTSGLYNLKQKDLESVQSAINNLNVCVSNNSEKMIPTQEPTSSEKDTSDYPREQNDIHKGVTEDSPKLTKTIMLKNLFDCQNFNKGKSNFLSNQKDDEMFDSASVKDDLDIEDEDKATQALKKVLAENFPVEDDETEPQTVLYKNLWLEAEAALCSLNYKARYNRMKMEMEKHKLPNSIDVKKPSSSEACPDQNAVESPKAEGSPAARSHSSPVLSSDIQADDVLARFHLLKCRHENSNSDTVANVDKPSSSQLSSESTNAVKILADTHEENVGSRNPENLSLLASTMRDTLNPTNKFEASVLARFHILKSRVNNHKEASQSPDIVNLGFSSENREWPYIGQEARNSDVQPKASLQHHAADSTEGQLIGSDFDMLVNDDSSTQSDHTNSNRVQNENLLFAGWLDRVSSDWEHVRKEEFGLQVGPVPATTAGDYYE; encoded by the exons ATGATGGGTTTTGGGCCTTATGGTGGTAATGGAGGTTCATATTTATCACCATCATCCTCAAGTTTATCAGCTTCTGCACCACCTTTCACTATTGATCGTTCTGGTCCCAAACCTACTTCATGCCCTCTTATGGATTTGGCTGAATCATCTTATCCTGGTGCTGTGAATTCTTCTATGCACAATTGGCTCCCTTCTCTTGCTCCAACTTCAGAACCCCATTTCTTTCCCAGTACTCAATTGGAGCACAATTCTGGTCCATCTTCAAATGCATATGGTTATGGAGGCTCACCGCCTGTTGAATCTTCGAATTTGAGTACCCATTTGCCTCATTTGAGCACCACTGTCTCTGCTTCAGTGGATGGATTTTCATATGGTCAACCTTCAGACAGTGCGGGGGCGACTGGTTTTGTTGAAGCCAAGCCGTATTATCCCTCATTTTTTTCATCTTCAGGCCACAAAGATAGTGGTTTGAGGAATCCTGATCAAACTAGTTATGACTGGTTATCTACTTCTTCTCGGGTTCCTAGTGCCTTGGTCGGGTATTCTAACAGCGATCAACCTGTGAAGTTTTTGGATTCGTCGTATGCAGGCCAATGGGGTGACATGTGGAATGGATTTGCAGAATGGAAGCAGGGCAAACAGGGACAACTTAATGGAAGTTTAGGAGGCTCCAAGGAAACTGGCGTGCCTGTTCCATCGATGTATGAGAATTACATGAACCAAG AATCTCATAACCCGAAGGTCTTGAACAGAAGTGAAGAAGTGTCCCGTGGCACCAACTTCCAAGCTCCAGAGACGCATAGTGGATATATGAATTTGGATATGATGTTAAATCTATCCTCCACAGGGAAAACTTCCGATTTCATGCCTATGGACCATTCAAAACCTATCTTGGGATCCTTTTCAGGACTTCAAGAGACTCATCCAGAGTCGACATCCTTTATATTTGGCACAAATTCTGGGAACCATCAAATTCCTTATGGAGGTTCGAATGAGAAGCGCTTGAAACAGAAAGTTAACAGTAGTGCATCTACTGTGAAGTCATCCCCTGTCCTTGTCATGGGGACTCCGACAAATAACATTCCTTTTAAAACAATGAATTTAGGAAGTAATACAACTCATGCAGTTGTGTCCAGCAAAAAGGCATGTGACATAAATGATCCTCATTCACAACTAAGTTTCGGAGGCAATCTTTGTTTTGATTCAAGCCGATTTGACGATCCTATCACTTCACGATCATTTTTTAGTAAAAAGGATGAGACACTAAACAAAGAGTGTATCACTAACGATCCATCATGTCAAATGCTGAAAGTGAAATCTGGAGTTCAAACTTCAAATGTAAGTCATGATGGATTCAATTTAGACCTTAATGCCAATGAAAGCATCAATAGTGTTGCAGATTCATCTGAGAGTGTTGAGCATTTTTATCCTCCTGTGGACTCACCGTGCTGGAAAGGAGTTGCTCGTTCTTCTCCTTTCGTTGCATCTGAGGATGTTACAGAAATGAGAAAACCGGAGAAACAGACATTCCCTCTCAATACTTGTGATAAAGTTTCCCCCGAGAAAGCAGTGGAAAACATAAAGTATCATCAATTTGGGTGCTTGGAAAATTCTTCAGAGATTCCTTTGAACCTATCTTCAGCTATAAATTCAGAAACTAGAGAAAGACAATCAGATGATGTTGCAAACACCAACTATTGTTCAGAAACTAAAGTGATTAAGCACTCTGATGACAACAACGAACATGGAAGGTCCATGGGATTCCCTGACTCGAAAACTTTTCAGGCCTCAAAACAAGATTTTCAGGGAGATGGATTGACATCTGAAAATAACAATGAAACAGTGCAATTCGATTCATCATCTTTACGTTTTCCTGTTGAACATGTTAGTTCTCCTTCTGACAAGGATGCTTCTTCTAAGCTTACCAAATCAAATGAAGGACAGTCAACTCCAACAGTTGATGTTCTAATGCTGGTTAATACGATAAGCAACTTATCAGAATTGCTGGTGTCCCATTGTACAAGTGGCCTTTACAATTTGAAACAAAAAGATCTCGAGTCTGTCCAAAGTGCGATTAATAATCTTAATGTGTGTGTGTCAAACAATTCCGAGAAGATGATTCCAACACAAGAGCCAACTTCTTCCGAAAAGGACACTTCTGACTATCCCAGAGAACAAAATGATATTCATAAG GGTGTTACTGAGGACAGCCCAAAATTGACCAAAACCATAATGCTCAAAAATCTGTTTGACTGTCAGAATTTCAACAAGGGGAAAAGTAATTTCTTGTCTAATCAGAAAGATGATGAAATGTTCGATTCTGCTTCTGTGAAGGATGATTTAGACATAGAGGATGAAGATAAAGCTACCCAG GCTTTAAAGAAAGTTCTTGCTGAGAATTTTCCTGTCGAAGACGACGAAACTGAGCCTCAAACAGTTTTGTATAAGAATCTTTGGCTCGAGGCTGAGGCTGCTCTTTGTTCCCTTAATTACAAAGCTCGTTATAATAGGATGAAGATGGAAATGGAGAAACATAAGTTGCCTAATTCTATAG ATGTGAAGAAACCGTCAAGTTCTGAGGCATGTCCTGATCAAAATGCAGTTGAATCACCTAAGGCCGAGGGTAGTCCAGCCGCAAGAAGCCACAGTTCTCCTGTCTTAAGCTCCGATATCCAAGCTGATGATGTGTTGGCTCGATTTCATTTACTGAAGTGCCGTCATGAGAACTCGAATTCTGATACTGTTGCTAATGTGGATAAACCATCAAGTTCCCAGTTGTCTTCTGAGTCGACCAATGCTGTCAAAATACTTGCTGACACACATGAAGAAAATGTTGGAAGCCGAAACCCCGAGAATTTATCTTTACTGGCTTCTACCATGCGTGACACACTTAACCCAACTAACAAATTTGAGGCTTCTGTTCTGGCCAGGTTTCATATCCTCAAATCCCGAGTTAACAATCATAAAGAAGCATCACAGTCACCAGATATTGTTAATCTCGGATTTTCTAGTGAGAATCGAGAGTGGCCTTATATTGGCCAAGAGGCTAGAAATTCAGATGTCCAGCCCAAGGCTTCTTTGCAGCATCATGCTGCTGACAGCACCGAAGGCCAATTAATCGGGAGCGATTTCGACATGCTTGTGAACGATGATTCTTCCACTCAATCTGATCACACTAACAGCAACAGGGTTCAGAATGAGAATTTGCTTTTTGCAGGTTGGCTCGATAGGGTGTCATCGGATTGGGAACATGTAAGGAAGGAGGAATTCGGACTGCAAGTGGGCCCCGTCCCTGCCACCACTGCTGGTGATTATTATGAATGA
- the LOC133033014 gene encoding uncharacterized protein LOC133033014 isoform X4: MMGFGPYGGNGGSYLSPSSSSLSASAPPFTIDRSGPKPTSCPLMDLAESSYPGAVNSSMHNWLPSLAPTSEPHFFPSTQLEHNSGPSSNAYGYGGSPPVESSNLSTHLPHLSTTVSASVDGFSYGQPSDSAGATGFVEAKPYYPSFFSSSGHKDSGLRNPDQTSYDWLSTSSRVPSALVGYSNSDQPVKFLDSSYAGQWGDMWNGFAEWKQGKQGQLNGSLGGSKETGVPVPSMYENYMNQESHNPKVLNRSEEVSRGTNFQAPETHSGYMNLDMMLNLSSTGKTSDFMPMDHSKPILGSFSGLQETHPESTSFIFGTNSGNHQIPYGGSNEKRLKQKVNSSASTVKSSPVLVMGTPTNNIPFKTMNLGSNTTHAVVSSKKACDINDPHSQLSFGGNLCFDSSRFDDPITSRSFFSKKDETLNKECITNDPSCQMLKVKSGVQTSNVSHDGFNLDLNANESINSVADSSESVEHFYPPVDSPCWKGVARSSPFVASEDVTEMRKPEKQTFPLNTCDKVSPEKAVENIKYHQFGCLENSSEIPLNLSSAINSETRERQSDDVANTNYCSETKVIKHSDDNNEHGRSMGFPDSKTFQASKQDFQGDGLTSENNNETVQFDSSSLRFPVEHVSSPSDKDASSKLTKSNEGQSTPTVDVLMLVNTISNLSELLVSHCTSGLYNLKQKDLESVQSAINNLNVCVSNNSEKMIPTQEPTSSEKDTSDYPREQNDIHKGVTEDSPKLTKTIMLKNLFDCQNFNKGKSNFLSNQKDDEMFDSASVKDDLDIEDEDKATQALKKVLAENFPVEDDETEPQTVLYKNLWLEAEAALCSLNYKARYNRMKMEMEKHKLPNSIGENTTAATDVKKPSSSEACPDQNAVESPKAEGSPAARSHSSPVLSSDIQADDVLARFHLLKCRHENSNSDTVANVDKPSSSQLSSESTNAVKILADTHEENVGSRNPENLSLLASTMRDTLNPTNKFEASVLARFHILKSRVNNHKEASQSPDIVNLGFSSENREWPYIGQEARNSDVQPKASLQHHAADSTEGQLIGSDFDMLVNDDSSTQSDHTNSNRVQNENLLFAGWLDRVSSDWEHVRKEEFGLQVGPVPATTAGDYYE, from the exons ATGATGGGTTTTGGGCCTTATGGTGGTAATGGAGGTTCATATTTATCACCATCATCCTCAAGTTTATCAGCTTCTGCACCACCTTTCACTATTGATCGTTCTGGTCCCAAACCTACTTCATGCCCTCTTATGGATTTGGCTGAATCATCTTATCCTGGTGCTGTGAATTCTTCTATGCACAATTGGCTCCCTTCTCTTGCTCCAACTTCAGAACCCCATTTCTTTCCCAGTACTCAATTGGAGCACAATTCTGGTCCATCTTCAAATGCATATGGTTATGGAGGCTCACCGCCTGTTGAATCTTCGAATTTGAGTACCCATTTGCCTCATTTGAGCACCACTGTCTCTGCTTCAGTGGATGGATTTTCATATGGTCAACCTTCAGACAGTGCGGGGGCGACTGGTTTTGTTGAAGCCAAGCCGTATTATCCCTCATTTTTTTCATCTTCAGGCCACAAAGATAGTGGTTTGAGGAATCCTGATCAAACTAGTTATGACTGGTTATCTACTTCTTCTCGGGTTCCTAGTGCCTTGGTCGGGTATTCTAACAGCGATCAACCTGTGAAGTTTTTGGATTCGTCGTATGCAGGCCAATGGGGTGACATGTGGAATGGATTTGCAGAATGGAAGCAGGGCAAACAGGGACAACTTAATGGAAGTTTAGGAGGCTCCAAGGAAACTGGCGTGCCTGTTCCATCGATGTATGAGAATTACATGAACCAAG AATCTCATAACCCGAAGGTCTTGAACAGAAGTGAAGAAGTGTCCCGTGGCACCAACTTCCAAGCTCCAGAGACGCATAGTGGATATATGAATTTGGATATGATGTTAAATCTATCCTCCACAGGGAAAACTTCCGATTTCATGCCTATGGACCATTCAAAACCTATCTTGGGATCCTTTTCAGGACTTCAAGAGACTCATCCAGAGTCGACATCCTTTATATTTGGCACAAATTCTGGGAACCATCAAATTCCTTATGGAGGTTCGAATGAGAAGCGCTTGAAACAGAAAGTTAACAGTAGTGCATCTACTGTGAAGTCATCCCCTGTCCTTGTCATGGGGACTCCGACAAATAACATTCCTTTTAAAACAATGAATTTAGGAAGTAATACAACTCATGCAGTTGTGTCCAGCAAAAAGGCATGTGACATAAATGATCCTCATTCACAACTAAGTTTCGGAGGCAATCTTTGTTTTGATTCAAGCCGATTTGACGATCCTATCACTTCACGATCATTTTTTAGTAAAAAGGATGAGACACTAAACAAAGAGTGTATCACTAACGATCCATCATGTCAAATGCTGAAAGTGAAATCTGGAGTTCAAACTTCAAATGTAAGTCATGATGGATTCAATTTAGACCTTAATGCCAATGAAAGCATCAATAGTGTTGCAGATTCATCTGAGAGTGTTGAGCATTTTTATCCTCCTGTGGACTCACCGTGCTGGAAAGGAGTTGCTCGTTCTTCTCCTTTCGTTGCATCTGAGGATGTTACAGAAATGAGAAAACCGGAGAAACAGACATTCCCTCTCAATACTTGTGATAAAGTTTCCCCCGAGAAAGCAGTGGAAAACATAAAGTATCATCAATTTGGGTGCTTGGAAAATTCTTCAGAGATTCCTTTGAACCTATCTTCAGCTATAAATTCAGAAACTAGAGAAAGACAATCAGATGATGTTGCAAACACCAACTATTGTTCAGAAACTAAAGTGATTAAGCACTCTGATGACAACAACGAACATGGAAGGTCCATGGGATTCCCTGACTCGAAAACTTTTCAGGCCTCAAAACAAGATTTTCAGGGAGATGGATTGACATCTGAAAATAACAATGAAACAGTGCAATTCGATTCATCATCTTTACGTTTTCCTGTTGAACATGTTAGTTCTCCTTCTGACAAGGATGCTTCTTCTAAGCTTACCAAATCAAATGAAGGACAGTCAACTCCAACAGTTGATGTTCTAATGCTGGTTAATACGATAAGCAACTTATCAGAATTGCTGGTGTCCCATTGTACAAGTGGCCTTTACAATTTGAAACAAAAAGATCTCGAGTCTGTCCAAAGTGCGATTAATAATCTTAATGTGTGTGTGTCAAACAATTCCGAGAAGATGATTCCAACACAAGAGCCAACTTCTTCCGAAAAGGACACTTCTGACTATCCCAGAGAACAAAATGATATTCATAAG GGTGTTACTGAGGACAGCCCAAAATTGACCAAAACCATAATGCTCAAAAATCTGTTTGACTGTCAGAATTTCAACAAGGGGAAAAGTAATTTCTTGTCTAATCAGAAAGATGATGAAATGTTCGATTCTGCTTCTGTGAAGGATGATTTAGACATAGAGGATGAAGATAAAGCTACCCAG GCTTTAAAGAAAGTTCTTGCTGAGAATTTTCCTGTCGAAGACGACGAAACTGAGCCTCAAACAGTTTTGTATAAGAATCTTTGGCTCGAGGCTGAGGCTGCTCTTTGTTCCCTTAATTACAAAGCTCGTTATAATAGGATGAAGATGGAAATGGAGAAACATAAGTTGCCTAATTCTATAG GTGAAAATACCACCGCTGCTACAGATGTGAAGAAACCGTCAAGTTCTGAGGCATGTCCTGATCAAAATGCAGTTGAATCACCTAAGGCCGAGGGTAGTCCAGCCGCAAGAAGCCACAGTTCTCCTGTCTTAAGCTCCGATATCCAAGCTGATGATGTGTTGGCTCGATTTCATTTACTGAAGTGCCGTCATGAGAACTCGAATTCTGATACTGTTGCTAATGTGGATAAACCATCAAGTTCCCAGTTGTCTTCTGAGTCGACCAATGCTGTCAAAATACTTGCTGACACACATGAAGAAAATGTTGGAAGCCGAAACCCCGAGAATTTATCTTTACTGGCTTCTACCATGCGTGACACACTTAACCCAACTAACAAATTTGAGGCTTCTGTTCTGGCCAGGTTTCATATCCTCAAATCCCGAGTTAACAATCATAAAGAAGCATCACAGTCACCAGATATTGTTAATCTCGGATTTTCTAGTGAGAATCGAGAGTGGCCTTATATTGGCCAAGAGGCTAGAAATTCAGATGTCCAGCCCAAGGCTTCTTTGCAGCATCATGCTGCTGACAGCACCGAAGGCCAATTAATCGGGAGCGATTTCGACATGCTTGTGAACGATGATTCTTCCACTCAATCTGATCACACTAACAGCAACAGGGTTCAGAATGAGAATTTGCTTTTTGCAGGTTGGCTCGATAGGGTGTCATCGGATTGGGAACATGTAAGGAAGGAGGAATTCGGACTGCAAGTGGGCCCCGTCCCTGCCACCACTGCTGGTGATTATTATGAATGA
- the LOC133033014 gene encoding uncharacterized protein LOC133033014 isoform X2 gives MMGFGPYGGNGGSYLSPSSSSLSASAPPFTIDRSGPKPTSCPLMDLAESSYPGAVNSSMHNWLPSLAPTSEPHFFPSTQLEHNSGPSSNAYGYGGSPPVESSNLSTHLPHLSTTVSASVDGFSYGQPSDSAGATGFVEAKPYYPSFFSSSGHKDSGLRNPDQTSYDWLSTSSRVPSALVGYSNSDQPVKFLDSSYAGQWGDMWNGFAEWKQGKQGQLNGSLGGSKETGVPVPSMYENYMNQGEESHNPKVLNRSEEVSRGTNFQAPETHSGYMNLDMMLNLSSTGKTSDFMPMDHSKPILGSFSGLQETHPESTSFIFGTNSGNHQIPYGGSNEKRLKQKVNSSASTVKSSPVLVMGTPTNNIPFKTMNLGSNTTHAVVSSKKACDINDPHSQLSFGGNLCFDSSRFDDPITSRSFFSKKDETLNKECITNDPSCQMLKVKSGVQTSNVSHDGFNLDLNANESINSVADSSESVEHFYPPVDSPCWKGVARSSPFVASEDVTEMRKPEKQTFPLNTCDKVSPEKAVENIKYHQFGCLENSSEIPLNLSSAINSETRERQSDDVANTNYCSETKVIKHSDDNNEHGRSMGFPDSKTFQASKQDFQGDGLTSENNNETVQFDSSSLRFPVEHVSSPSDKDASSKLTKSNEGQSTPTVDVLMLVNTISNLSELLVSHCTSGLYNLKQKDLESVQSAINNLNVCVSNNSEKMIPTQEPTSSEKDTSDYPREQNDIHKGVTEDSPKLTKTIMLKNLFDCQNFNKGKSNFLSNQKDDEMFDSASVKDDLDIEDEDKATQALKKVLAENFPVEDDETEPQTVLYKNLWLEAEAALCSLNYKARYNRMKMEMEKHKLPNSIGENTTAATDVKKPSSSEACPDQNAVESPKAEGSPAARSHSSPVLSSDIQADDVLARFHLLKCRHENSNSDTVANVDKPSSSQLSSESTNAVKILADTHEENVGSRNPENLSLLASTMRDTLNPTNKFEASVLARFHILKSRVNNHKEASQSPDIVNLGFSSENREWPYIGQEARNSDVQPKASLQHHAADSTEGQLIGSDFDMLVNDDSSTQSDHTNSNRVQNENLLFAGWLDRVSSDWEHVRKEEFGLQVGPVPATTAGDYYE, from the exons ATGATGGGTTTTGGGCCTTATGGTGGTAATGGAGGTTCATATTTATCACCATCATCCTCAAGTTTATCAGCTTCTGCACCACCTTTCACTATTGATCGTTCTGGTCCCAAACCTACTTCATGCCCTCTTATGGATTTGGCTGAATCATCTTATCCTGGTGCTGTGAATTCTTCTATGCACAATTGGCTCCCTTCTCTTGCTCCAACTTCAGAACCCCATTTCTTTCCCAGTACTCAATTGGAGCACAATTCTGGTCCATCTTCAAATGCATATGGTTATGGAGGCTCACCGCCTGTTGAATCTTCGAATTTGAGTACCCATTTGCCTCATTTGAGCACCACTGTCTCTGCTTCAGTGGATGGATTTTCATATGGTCAACCTTCAGACAGTGCGGGGGCGACTGGTTTTGTTGAAGCCAAGCCGTATTATCCCTCATTTTTTTCATCTTCAGGCCACAAAGATAGTGGTTTGAGGAATCCTGATCAAACTAGTTATGACTGGTTATCTACTTCTTCTCGGGTTCCTAGTGCCTTGGTCGGGTATTCTAACAGCGATCAACCTGTGAAGTTTTTGGATTCGTCGTATGCAGGCCAATGGGGTGACATGTGGAATGGATTTGCAGAATGGAAGCAGGGCAAACAGGGACAACTTAATGGAAGTTTAGGAGGCTCCAAGGAAACTGGCGTGCCTGTTCCATCGATGTATGAGAATTACATGAACCAAGGTGAAG AATCTCATAACCCGAAGGTCTTGAACAGAAGTGAAGAAGTGTCCCGTGGCACCAACTTCCAAGCTCCAGAGACGCATAGTGGATATATGAATTTGGATATGATGTTAAATCTATCCTCCACAGGGAAAACTTCCGATTTCATGCCTATGGACCATTCAAAACCTATCTTGGGATCCTTTTCAGGACTTCAAGAGACTCATCCAGAGTCGACATCCTTTATATTTGGCACAAATTCTGGGAACCATCAAATTCCTTATGGAGGTTCGAATGAGAAGCGCTTGAAACAGAAAGTTAACAGTAGTGCATCTACTGTGAAGTCATCCCCTGTCCTTGTCATGGGGACTCCGACAAATAACATTCCTTTTAAAACAATGAATTTAGGAAGTAATACAACTCATGCAGTTGTGTCCAGCAAAAAGGCATGTGACATAAATGATCCTCATTCACAACTAAGTTTCGGAGGCAATCTTTGTTTTGATTCAAGCCGATTTGACGATCCTATCACTTCACGATCATTTTTTAGTAAAAAGGATGAGACACTAAACAAAGAGTGTATCACTAACGATCCATCATGTCAAATGCTGAAAGTGAAATCTGGAGTTCAAACTTCAAATGTAAGTCATGATGGATTCAATTTAGACCTTAATGCCAATGAAAGCATCAATAGTGTTGCAGATTCATCTGAGAGTGTTGAGCATTTTTATCCTCCTGTGGACTCACCGTGCTGGAAAGGAGTTGCTCGTTCTTCTCCTTTCGTTGCATCTGAGGATGTTACAGAAATGAGAAAACCGGAGAAACAGACATTCCCTCTCAATACTTGTGATAAAGTTTCCCCCGAGAAAGCAGTGGAAAACATAAAGTATCATCAATTTGGGTGCTTGGAAAATTCTTCAGAGATTCCTTTGAACCTATCTTCAGCTATAAATTCAGAAACTAGAGAAAGACAATCAGATGATGTTGCAAACACCAACTATTGTTCAGAAACTAAAGTGATTAAGCACTCTGATGACAACAACGAACATGGAAGGTCCATGGGATTCCCTGACTCGAAAACTTTTCAGGCCTCAAAACAAGATTTTCAGGGAGATGGATTGACATCTGAAAATAACAATGAAACAGTGCAATTCGATTCATCATCTTTACGTTTTCCTGTTGAACATGTTAGTTCTCCTTCTGACAAGGATGCTTCTTCTAAGCTTACCAAATCAAATGAAGGACAGTCAACTCCAACAGTTGATGTTCTAATGCTGGTTAATACGATAAGCAACTTATCAGAATTGCTGGTGTCCCATTGTACAAGTGGCCTTTACAATTTGAAACAAAAAGATCTCGAGTCTGTCCAAAGTGCGATTAATAATCTTAATGTGTGTGTGTCAAACAATTCCGAGAAGATGATTCCAACACAAGAGCCAACTTCTTCCGAAAAGGACACTTCTGACTATCCCAGAGAACAAAATGATATTCATAAG GGTGTTACTGAGGACAGCCCAAAATTGACCAAAACCATAATGCTCAAAAATCTGTTTGACTGTCAGAATTTCAACAAGGGGAAAAGTAATTTCTTGTCTAATCAGAAAGATGATGAAATGTTCGATTCTGCTTCTGTGAAGGATGATTTAGACATAGAGGATGAAGATAAAGCTACCCAG GCTTTAAAGAAAGTTCTTGCTGAGAATTTTCCTGTCGAAGACGACGAAACTGAGCCTCAAACAGTTTTGTATAAGAATCTTTGGCTCGAGGCTGAGGCTGCTCTTTGTTCCCTTAATTACAAAGCTCGTTATAATAGGATGAAGATGGAAATGGAGAAACATAAGTTGCCTAATTCTATAG GTGAAAATACCACCGCTGCTACAGATGTGAAGAAACCGTCAAGTTCTGAGGCATGTCCTGATCAAAATGCAGTTGAATCACCTAAGGCCGAGGGTAGTCCAGCCGCAAGAAGCCACAGTTCTCCTGTCTTAAGCTCCGATATCCAAGCTGATGATGTGTTGGCTCGATTTCATTTACTGAAGTGCCGTCATGAGAACTCGAATTCTGATACTGTTGCTAATGTGGATAAACCATCAAGTTCCCAGTTGTCTTCTGAGTCGACCAATGCTGTCAAAATACTTGCTGACACACATGAAGAAAATGTTGGAAGCCGAAACCCCGAGAATTTATCTTTACTGGCTTCTACCATGCGTGACACACTTAACCCAACTAACAAATTTGAGGCTTCTGTTCTGGCCAGGTTTCATATCCTCAAATCCCGAGTTAACAATCATAAAGAAGCATCACAGTCACCAGATATTGTTAATCTCGGATTTTCTAGTGAGAATCGAGAGTGGCCTTATATTGGCCAAGAGGCTAGAAATTCAGATGTCCAGCCCAAGGCTTCTTTGCAGCATCATGCTGCTGACAGCACCGAAGGCCAATTAATCGGGAGCGATTTCGACATGCTTGTGAACGATGATTCTTCCACTCAATCTGATCACACTAACAGCAACAGGGTTCAGAATGAGAATTTGCTTTTTGCAGGTTGGCTCGATAGGGTGTCATCGGATTGGGAACATGTAAGGAAGGAGGAATTCGGACTGCAAGTGGGCCCCGTCCCTGCCACCACTGCTGGTGATTATTATGAATGA